The segment GATCGCCCAGTCGTTCCAGACGCGGCACATGGCGGCCTGCATCTGCGGATCGGGCGAGGCCCACATCGCCAGGCCGCGGTTCGGGTAGATGATTTCGGCGTCGATGCCGTCGCGGGCGTGGTCGCGCAGCCGTTCTTCCGGGTCGCGGCTGCCGGCCTTCGAGCGCTCCAGGTCCTCGCCCTCGAGCTTAAGGTCGCGCACGCGCACCGGTCGGTGGCCCTCGACCACCGACCACTTCTGCCCGGAGGCGTCGACCTCGATGCGCGGCAGGCGCGAGCGGAAGGCGCCGTCGATGCGCGTCTCCCACAGGTCCGGCGGCTCGGCCACGTGGCAGTCGGCGGAGACGATGAAGTAGCGCTTGCCAGTTGCCGCGGCGCTTGCCGCCGGTGCGGTGGTGGTGGTCATGGCGCTGCTCCTTCAGGCGTTCCCTGCGCGGCGGCCTCTGCGCCAGTTGTATCACAGCGCCGCCGCCCCTGCCCACGCACGGCGGCGACGCCTAACCCCGCCGCGCCAGAAGGCCCGTCCGCACGGGAAGTCTCTGTCTGACATGGGCGCCCAGCGCCCATCGAGCACCGTTGCGCTGCGCTCTGGCCCGACGCGGGAAGGGTAGGTTCGAGAGCTACCGAGAGTGCTCGACCCGCGCCCTCTCCTTGGAGGAAAGGCCCAGCCGAGCCCGAGCGAGGCAGGGAGAGGCGCTCCGGGCTGGCGCGATATTCGGCAAACAGGCATGTTTTCCGCGGAGGCACGCGGCGGCTTCCGCGGCGGCATCCCCGGAAGCGCCTTGTATGGTTGGAGCGCGTCTGGACAGCGTTCGCGGGCGGGTATAGAATCCGCCACGTTCTGCCGGCACGGGCCGCTGCAGAGCGAGAATGCGCGGAGGAGCGTGTGCCATGGCGAGCGAGGCGATGCAGGCGTTGACGGCGCAGATCCGAGAGCAGGCGGGGGCGCTTGGCGAACTCGATCTGCCCGGTATGCGCGCCTGGTACGACGGCGTGGGCACGCAGACGCCGCTTGGCGCCGACGTGAAGGTGCAGGAGGTCAGCGCCGGCGGCGTGCCGGCGGAGTGGGTCTCGACGCCGGATGCCGGCAACGGCGTTGTGCTCTACCTGCACGGCGGCGGCTACGTAATCGGCTCGCCCACCAGCCACCGCGAGCTGTGCTCGCGCATCGCCCGCGCCTCCGGCGCCCGCGTGCTGCTGCTCAACTACCGCCTGGCGCCGGAGAGCCCCTTCCCGGCGGCGGTGGATGACGCGGTGAAGGCCTACCGCTTCCTGCTGGCCGAGGGCGTCGAACCGTCGAAGATCATCGTCTCCGGTGATTCGGCCGGCGGCGGTCTGACGCTGGCCACGCTGGTGGCGCTGCGCGACGCGGGCGAGCGCCTGCCCGCCGGCGGCGTGCCGCTCTCCGCCTGGACCGACCTGGCGCAGACGGGCGGCACGATCCAGAGCAAGGCGGAGGAGGATCCGATCGTCACCGGTGAGATGCTGACGGGGATGTCCGCAACCTACCTCAACGGCGCGGACAACACGCATCCGCTCGCCTCACCGCTCTACGCCGACTTCACCGGGCTGCCGCCGCTGCTGCTGCAGGTGGGCACGGCCGAGACACTGCTGGACGACACCCGCCGCGCGGCGGAGCGGGCCAGGGCCGCCGGCGTCGACGTGAAGGTGGAGGAGTACGACGGCGCCTTCCATGTTTTCCAGCAGATGGGGCCGGATACGCCCGAATCGCAGCAGGCGCTGGAGAGCATCGGCAGCTTCGTGCGGCAACGCACCGCCGCGGGCGTGACGGCGTAGCGGCGCGAGGCCGGGCAGCACCGGCCGGCTACGCGCTGCTCGACCATACCGCCGACGTGGGCGTGCGGGCCTGGGGGCCGGACCCGGCCGCGGCCTTCGCGCAGGCGGCGCGCGGGCTGTTCGCCGTGGTGCTGGACGCCGACCCGCTGACCTGGCACGGCCCTGGCCGGCCGGCGACGCGCGTGGCGGCCGCGGCAGGCACAACGTGGCAGGCGCTGCTGGTCAACTGGCTGTCCGAGCTGCTCTACCTGTTCGAGGTCGAGCGTTTCGTGCCGCGCACGATCGCGGTGACGGAGTGCGCGCCGCCGCGTGTGACAGCGCTGCTTACGGGCACGGTGCTCGAACGGCTGGACGCTGCCGGCGGCACGGCGGTGAAGGCGGTGACCTATCACCAGCTCGCCGTCGCGATCGGTCCGCGGCGCAGTGAAGTGCGCGTGATCCTGGACATCTGACGGTTTTCACCCAGATTGGCGAGGGCGCGAATCGGGCGAATCGGGCGAAGGCGCCCTCGCCCGTGAGCGCCCGGCGAAGAGGACGGTTCCGGCCATGAAGCAGAAGAAGACCGCGACGAAGGCGCCGCGCGACTGGGTTCGCCTGCTGCGCCGACTCGACGCGGTGCGCTGGGAGCTGCCGGCGGAGGCCGTGCCGGGCATGCGCGTGCCCGGCCGCATCTACGCCAACGAGAAGCTGATCGCGCTGATCGCGAAGGACGAGGCGGTCGGCCAGGTGGCCGGCGTGGCGGGGCTGCCGGGCATCGTCGGCGCGGCGCTGGCGATGCCGGACATCCACCAGGGCTACGGCTTCCCCATCGGCGGCGTGGCGGCCACGCGCGTGAGCGACGGTGTGGTCTCGCCGGGGGGCGTCGGCTTCGACATCAACTGCGGCGTGCGTCTGTTGCGCACGAGCCTCTTCCGCCACGAGGTCGAGCCGCGCCTGGGCGAGCTGCTGGATCAGTTGGCGCGCGACGTGCCCGCCGGCGCCGGCACCGGCACGAAGGCGATCTCGGCGGACGACGAGGAGGGCGTGCTCTGGGAGGGCGCGGCGCGGGCGGTGCAGATGGGCCACGGCAGCGAGGCCGATCTCGCCCTGCTCGAATCGAACGGCGCCCTGCCCGATCCGGAGCCGGCGCTGGTGAGCGAGCGGGCGCGCAAGCGCGGCCTGCCGCAGCTCGGCACGCTCGGCTCGGGCAACCACTTTTTGGAAGTGCAGGCAGTGGACCGCGTCTTCGACGAGGAGGCGGCCGCGGCCTATGGGTTGGAGGGCCGCGGCCAGGTGGTGGTGATGCTGCACACCGGCTCGCGCGGGCTGGGGCACCAGGTCTGCCAGGACTTTTTGGGCCTGATGCAGGGCGCGATGCAGCCGTACGGCATCTCCGTGCCGGACGCGCAGCTCGCCTGCGTGCCGGTGCGCTCACAGGAGGGCCGCGAGTACCTGGGCGCGATGGCTGCCGCGGCGAACTTCGCCTGGGCGAACCGCCAGGCGATCACCGGCGCGGTGCGGCGCGCCTTCGGACGTGTGCTCGGCCTGCGCGACCCCGATGCCGCGCTGCCGGTCGTGTACGACGTCTCCCATAACATCGTGAAGATCGAACGGCATCAGCTCGACGGCGAAGAGATCGAGCTGTGCGTGCACCGCAAGGGCGCGACGCGCGCCTTCCCCGCCGGCCATTCCGAGGTGCCCGAACTGTACCGCGGCGTGGGCCAGCCGGTGCTGGTGCCGGGCGACATGGGCCGCTATTCGTATGTGTGTGCCGGGCTGCCGGGAGCGATGACGGAGACGTTCGGCTCCTGCTGTCATGGCGCGGGTCGCGTGCTCAGCCGCAGCGCCGCCAGGCGCAGCCTCGCCGGCGTGGATATTGTGCAGCGCCTGCGCGGCGCGGGCGTGCTGGTGCGCGCGGCAAACAAGGCGGACCTGGCCGAAGAGGCGAGCGAGGCGTACAAGGACGCGCGTGAGGTCGTGCTCACCGTGCAGGAGGCCGGCATCGCCCGCATGGTGGCGCAACTGCGGCCGCTTGGCGTCGTGAAAGGCTGAGCCAGATGCTCATCGCCGCAATGTGAGCATGGCAGATGGGCGCTGGCAGCAAACCTCACTGAAGTTGGCCGGAAAGCTCAAGCCAAGCATGGCTTCGAAACCGATCGTCGATACGACCCGACTCGCGCGGACATCGATATCCGGTAGAGTCCGGTCTTCAACGTGCATGCCATGGATGCGCCAGGTCTTTCCCGACAGCAGCGTAATCAGCCCGAAGGCTTCGAGCAGCGTGTGTTCGCGTGCTGATTCTGGAGATCGGGTAGCTGGTATCGGGGATGAAGGCGATCGAGAGGAAGTCACCGGCGCTGATCGGTGCCCCCGTCCCTGAATGGTGATCTCAGTGTTTGCGTTGGCCACCGCTTCTCCTCGGCCGCCAGTTCTCGTCCAGCGTCGCACGCCAGTCATCCCAGGAGCGATAGCGGGCAAAGGCGTTGAATAGATAGTACCGGCGGTCGGAGCCCTCAGCCGCACGAAGGATCGCAATAGAAGGCACCTGGACGCTGTCCCGTGTTGGACCGCGCACCACGATGATTCCCGCCTCGGGCCTCCCGTGATCGGCCTCATCCGTGACCTGCAGTAGGATCCACTCGTCGCGGTAGCGCTCGGTAATCTGGTCTATGGTCAGAACTTCTTCGGAATCCGGGGTCACGATGGCTGCTTCAACCGCCGCGACCTTTGCTTTCGCCTTCATGCCGCACCCACCTCGTCGTCTCACGCTCGATTCAATCGAAAGCCGGCCTTGCCCGGACGCGCCTGGGCCAGGCGCCGAGATCTGCCACCGGCTCCGCGCTGATCACTGCGGCGACGGTCACAAATGGCGCAGGAAGCGGTCGGGGTTGGCGAGGAAGTCGCGGGTGAGGCGGACGTGCTCCAGTTCGTCGTAGGCC is part of the Dehalococcoidia bacterium genome and harbors:
- a CDS encoding RtcB family protein; its protein translation is MKQKKTATKAPRDWVRLLRRLDAVRWELPAEAVPGMRVPGRIYANEKLIALIAKDEAVGQVAGVAGLPGIVGAALAMPDIHQGYGFPIGGVAATRVSDGVVSPGGVGFDINCGVRLLRTSLFRHEVEPRLGELLDQLARDVPAGAGTGTKAISADDEEGVLWEGAARAVQMGHGSEADLALLESNGALPDPEPALVSERARKRGLPQLGTLGSGNHFLEVQAVDRVFDEEAAAAYGLEGRGQVVVMLHTGSRGLGHQVCQDFLGLMQGAMQPYGISVPDAQLACVPVRSQEGREYLGAMAAAANFAWANRQAITGAVRRAFGRVLGLRDPDAALPVVYDVSHNIVKIERHQLDGEEIELCVHRKGATRAFPAGHSEVPELYRGVGQPVLVPGDMGRYSYVCAGLPGAMTETFGSCCHGAGRVLSRSAARRSLAGVDIVQRLRGAGVLVRAANKADLAEEASEAYKDAREVVLTVQEAGIARMVAQLRPLGVVKG
- a CDS encoding alpha/beta hydrolase codes for the protein MASEAMQALTAQIREQAGALGELDLPGMRAWYDGVGTQTPLGADVKVQEVSAGGVPAEWVSTPDAGNGVVLYLHGGGYVIGSPTSHRELCSRIARASGARVLLLNYRLAPESPFPAAVDDAVKAYRFLLAEGVEPSKIIVSGDSAGGGLTLATLVALRDAGERLPAGGVPLSAWTDLAQTGGTIQSKAEEDPIVTGEMLTGMSATYLNGADNTHPLASPLYADFTGLPPLLLQVGTAETLLDDTRRAAERARAAGVDVKVEEYDGAFHVFQQMGPDTPESQQALESIGSFVRQRTAAGVTA
- a CDS encoding archease, whose protein sequence is MLDHTADVGVRAWGPDPAAAFAQAARGLFAVVLDADPLTWHGPGRPATRVAAAAGTTWQALLVNWLSELLYLFEVERFVPRTIAVTECAPPRVTALLTGTVLERLDAAGGTAVKAVTYHQLAVAIGPRRSEVRVILDI